TCCTGGATTTGTTTTGAGTCGAAAGAAGTTCATTCACATTCATTCCACCTTCACGTATCCACTTCGCCAGAATCCCCAGTCCTGTATTTTCTTGAGCCGGCCCTGGAACGTCAGCGCTGAGCCGGCATCAAACCGAAGGACGAACTCCTTTTGCTCCGGGGGATAGAAGAGTACGGCGCGATCCCCGCCTGGAAGCTCAACGGTGACCTCATAGGCAGTATCCTTTATTTCCGAAAACACCCCGGTTTTGCTCACTTCCGTAACAATGCCTTCCCCCTGGACCCAGTATGCCCACTGATGTTTCAGGTTCCACTCTTCCTGCTGCAGATCGGTGAGTGGCTCAAAGGCCGAGATCAAAGAAAACAGGGCCAGGTACTCTCTGGATGCCGGCTGCTCCTCCGTGGATGCAGCCACCCTGGATGGTCCCCGCTCCGATGCTGCACTCAGGGAAACCTTTTCGGGACTGGAGCCGTCCACTTTCTCGGGTACGGCACTGACAGCGATGATGAGCGAGAACACCGCAAGTCCGAGATAGATGCCAAGAGCTCTGCCGCGCGTCGGTTGGCGCAGCCATTTTGGATTCAAGGCCCCGGCGAAAGCCGTGAACAGGAAAATGAGAGTGGTTAATACAGCCACTGCCGATATCTCTTTCATTTTTCTTCATCCTTTCCGGTAAACCATCTGGCACTTCCGTCACCTTTGCAGGAGATCGTATCAGCGGGGGGTGAGAGCATCCTGGGACTTACCATCACCCCTCTGAAAAAATTTCTTTCTGATCTTTCAGGGAAGAGCGGGAAGTTGGCGATATAGTCGCTATCAGCCGAATACATCAGGAGTTATTCAAAATCAGTTCCGGAAGTTGCGTTTCATTTCATTCAACGCAACCTACAGTAGGCCGCGTTGAATGAAATGAAACGCGACACAGAGATCAGAAGAAACCCAACAATTTTCATCTTGAAAAACCTACACCCCCCTACCCCCCTCAAGGGGGGAATTTTTAGGATAAAATCCCCCTTTGAAGGGGGATCAAGTGAAGGGGGATCAAGGGGAATGTCGGAAATGCCAACATCATGAGAGACATCCAAAATGAGAATTGCTGGAAAAAACCGAGAAAACCGTACAAAATACTGTAAACGATTGAAACCACTCTCATCTCTCATCAGGAGTCAAGGTTGCAGCCGCTTCACAGTTGAATTGCAACCGGGCATGACAGGCAGATAACCGCTGCATTCGCCGGTCTTGCGGCCGTTCTTGTCATAGAAGGTGGTCTTTCCGTTTTTCATTTTGGCCGATCCCGTCTTGAAGCCGTTCTTATCGCGATAGATGATGGAGCCATCGTCCGTGATCGTCGCCGACCCGGTTTTGAATCCATTCCTGTCCCTGCATATGATGGCCTGGTCGCAGTAGGAAACCCGCGGCGCCAGCAAGAGCAAAAGGATCAAAGCAACAATGATTTTCATCTTCTTTCCTCCCTTTTCGGAAGCCGACCAGCTTCCTTCCCGTATGAAATTTCTTCAGTCTCACTTCATCAATTCATCAACCAGAGATTCCACGAGCATGGCGTGGCTGAGTTCGGTCCTTGGGAAAAAGGCGAACCTGTCCCGGACCGCCTTGAAGCCACCCGGGCAAAGATCCGTTATACGGCGAAGGGCTTGCGCCCCATCCTCCGGCAGTAGGCCGGAAGTGAGTGGTCCGAGCAGCGCTCATAGAACAGGATAATGGCGGCCCTGCCGAGATAGCGTCTCGCCTTGTTCCGCCGTAGTATGTTTTGCCAAAGTTGGATGAGCTGACGCCTGCTGAAAGGCCTGAACTGGGTGACACTGCAAATGGGCGGCACATTGCTTCACCACGAATCGTTCGTCAGCATCCAGGCTGGAGCCGAACGCCGGCCCCCAATGCATCCTCCTGTGTCTCATGATCTTCCTCCTTTCGTTTCAAGATGAGGCATGATAGCATGCAAACATTCCATATCGCGGAACGGTACATCTTTTTCCAAGGAGGGTCCCCATGCCTGAAAAAATCGATATTTACAGGAGTTACGGCCAAAAACTCATCAGCCTCTTTGCAAAGCTCTTGTTTTCGGGGGAGAGCTACTCCCTGACCGAGCTCTCAAAGCTTTTCTCCTGTTCTAAGCAGACGATCCTGCGGCTGATAGACGACATGCGGAAATCTTACGGCGTGGAGGTAGAAGAAGTCATGAACGGCAACCGGAAGCACTTTCGGATCAGACGGCCGGGCGGAGCACCTCCCCCCCTGAGCATGACGGACATGGAGATGAGCACCCTTTTCATGTGCCGGGCATTTGCCGAGCACCTGCTGGGCCGGAGCCTCTTTGAAGAGAGCACCCGTGCCCTGGTAAAAAGCCAGGCTCTGCTTCCCGGGGAGAAAGCCGCCTCATTGGATCATTTTGCATCCTTCAAGCCCGGCAGCATCGACTACACGCCCCATCAGGCCTCCATGCGCACGCTCATCGAGGCCATGGAGAAGAAAAGGATCTGCAAAATCACGTATAAATCGACGATGGCTGCGTCCCCCAAAACGTTTTACATCAAACCCCTCAAGATCTTTTCCCACCGGGATACCATCTACCTGCACGCCCGGCTGGCCAGAAAACCATCCAGCCCTTACACCAAGCCAGATTACGATCCCTTGCTGGCGATTCACCGCATCGTGGAAGTCGAGCCAACCGACAGGCAGTTCGAATATCCCAACGATTACGATTTCGAAGAGGTCTTCAACAAAAACTTCGGCATCATCAAGGATGATGCATTTGAAGTCGAGGTGGAATTCAGGGGCTTCGCCGCGCGCTACGTTGCGGAGAGGATGTGGAGCCCCAACCAGCAGATCAGGCCTGTCGACGATGAAAAGATCGTCCTGACCTTTGACGCCACCTCGGTGCCGGAGGTCATCTCCTGGCTGCTTTCTTTCGGCGAGGAGGCAAGACTGATGAGGCCGGATTGGCTTGTGGAGAAGGTAAAGGAGAAAATAGAAATGCTTTCAGGCGCTTATTTTAGTTCTTGAGGGGTTTCATTGCAATTTATATAAAAAAAGGCTCACGGTTCATGCAAAATCCGAAAATCAACGGGTGGAAATCCAGGCTTGGAGTCCACCGGAACGATATGAATCATTTTGGTGATCCAATATGGGTAGCGCCGTCTTCCATGGCGGCGCATGAACATGATATTAGGGAGTGAGTCGCTCTTGAAATCCCCATTTACCACGGAGGCACAAAGATCGCAGAGAAATTCCATAAGAATTCCAGAATCTTCTCCGTGCCCTCCGTGCCTCCGTGGTGAATAAAGGGATATTGGAATCTGTCAACTCCCTTGGAGGCTGTCTTAAAATTCCCCCCTTGAGGGGGGGGGCTTGGGGGGTGTTTTTCCGGTTCACCAAATCTTGACACCCCCCAGGCCCCCCTCAAGGGGGGAATCGAAGCAGGTTCGGCTCCCAGGCAGAGGAATTTTCAGACAGCCTCTTAGAGTTTTCTGGATATTCCGTTATGTGAAACGAACCGGATTTTCGAATTGGGGCAAATTACAAATGAGTACCCACCAAAACATATGAGAGCAAAGTCATGCCAAAGAAAAAGAAGAAACTGCGAATTGCCATAGCAGCCTGGGAAATTGGGCGGGTCGAATCGGGACTGGGAGTCAAAATGGGCGGCCTTGGGGTCATCATAGAAGAACTGCCCCCGGCATTGGTAAAGGCCGCCGCCAGGCAGGGAATCGACCTGGAAATCGAAATCCTCTCTCCCTGCTTTGCCCATTACGACAAGAAGCTGTTGGAAAAATCCCATCCACCTGTGCCGGTTTCAATTCTGGGAACAACCTTCGACTTCGATATCTACACCCATGTCTTCCCGGATGGGCAGAAAGTTGTCTATTTCTGGGATGACTGGCAGCTGGGTTGGACCAACTCAACCGCCATCTACCCCGACGATCCGCAGATGGCCCTGCGCCTTTATGCATCCGTAAGCCAGGCCATGGCGGGTTACATCCGGAGGGAAAAATTCGATACCATACACCTGCATGATTATCACGTGGGGCTGATTCCCTTTTACCTCGGAGATGAATACTTGCGGGATGTTCCCTTTCATTTCACCATACACAACGCCACCTATCAGGGCATCATTCCCCTCGTGGGAGGAGGCTACGCATCACTGGACCGGATCAATCTTCCCGGTGAAAAGCTTTTTCACAAGTATTTCGACTTCTTCGACAACCTCAACCTCATGAAGGCCTGCATGCTGAAAGTGCATCAGGCAGGAGGCAGGATCACTACGGTGAGCGGAGATGCGGCCGGCACATGGGGATACGCCGCCGAACTGCGGCAAAACCACACCGATCTCTGGAAAAAGGCTTATTCACAAAAGGGAAGCCCTCCGGGAGAAGTGTTTGTCCCCAATCGTCATCTCGATCTTTTCGAAAAAATTCCCATCGCCGGCATCACCAACGGCATGAGCGACAGGAACCGTTCCGACTCTCTTCCAGAATTGAAGGCTGAATATTTGCGGGCGGTACAGTCAAAACGTGGTCCGGAGAACCCAATTTTCAGGAATGCCGTTACCCAAAAGGAAATGCTGGCGCGCGACCACCACTTTGATCCGGGCAGCCTGGATGTAAAAGCCGAACTGAAGCGGCTGCTCCACCTCGAAGCATTCGGCTGTGAACCGTCTGGCGATCCGATCCTCCTTACGGCCGTGGGCCGCCTGGTGGAGCAGAAACACCTGGGCCTCGTGGCCACCATCGTTGAACGGACTCTGGCTTATGACGACCAGGCCAAATTTGTGGTTCTCGCATCGGCCACCCCGGGAGATCCCAAGGGGCTGGCGGATGAATCCGAGTTCATGCGTCTGGCGGCATGGTACCCGGACCGGGTCTATTTCAACAACAGCTTCAATGGCCCCCTCTCCAAGCTCATTCTGGCAGGCGGCGATTTCTGTCTCATTCCGTCCCGCTTTGAACCCTGCGGGCTGGTGGATTATGAAGCAAGTCTTGTCGGCAATATTGTCATAGCAAGGGCCACGGGCGGCTTGACCAAAGTGAAACATTGCGGCTATCTGTACGAATGGCTTGACATATCCGATCCAATGGGAGAAGCCATCGCCTTCTTCGGCGAGATCAAAACCGCCATGGACAATTACCGGAATCATCCCGCATGGCACAGGGAACTCATCACTAGGGCCATGACCATTGACTACAGTTGGGACAGTTCCGCCGCTCAGTATATAAACATGTACCGGTACGGATTTCTCTTCAAAGACTGGCGGGCACAACGACTGGAGTTCATCGATAGATTCATCGAATCCCTCAAAGAGGGAAAGGATCTCTTTGCCGAGTTTTTCGCTCCAGGGCACAAGGAATATGCGGATACATTTGACTGGGAACTGAGAATCGCCCTGGATGCCGCCAAAGCCCCCAAAGACCGGCCCCATGGGAAAGTCCCGTAGAAAATGGATTGAACCAAACACCTTGGCTGGAAGCTTCGCCGCCTGAGAAATAATGCCTTCAAGCATAGATATTCTTTAGAAGAACGTTTGCCGGAGATGACGCCAGGGGTTCCAGCAGCTGCTCTGTCAAGCGGCACAATTCGGAATAGCCCTCGGTGCCGACGACGGGGAGATCTTCGAAACCGAGTTCATCCAGGCGGGAAATGACGAAGGTGATGGTCAGTCTGGCGGGATCGACCGCCGGTTGGTAGCGATGTTCTTCTTCGGTGCCCCATCCCACCAGGGATAACACTCCGCAGTCAACGAGTTTATTCAGGAGCCCTTCCACCACGGGAACGGGTATTTTCAGCCGGGTGGCGATCTCTTTGGCCGCCAATGCACCCTCCGCAGAACAGAAACGCTTCACCACAAGGACCGATACGAGAAGAGCGAGGAGCCTTTCAAACCTCGGGCTCAGGGGACCGGCTCGCCATTGGTGCTGAAAGCGGTCGACGTGCTGAGCGGCAAAGGAGAGGCGGGCCCCCACGAGGACGATGAGCCAACTGACCTGCAGCCAGACCAGAAACAGGGGCAGGGCGGCGAAGCTGCCGTAGATGGCGTTGTACTTGGCCACGCCGATCTGGAACTCGATATAGAGCTGCTGAAAGAGCTGGAAAGCCGTTCCTGCAACGACTCCGGCAAGGATGGCCGGGACGGGCTTAACCTGCGTGTTGGGAATGGCGGCGTAAATGAGGGTGAAGAGGACCCAAAGCGCCGTAACCGGCAGGAAGTTGAGAGCCAGGAAGATAGCCGGACTCACGGTTTCCAGCATCTTGACCCGGCTCACGAGGGATTGGGCCCCACTGGTGATCATGACCGTGGCGGCGCTCGATATGGTACCCAGTATGGCGCACAGGAGAGAGAGAGACAGGTAGTCGGTAGCTTTTCGCAAAAGGGGCCTCTCTTTGTCGATCTCCCAGATTTCATTGAAGCTCTTTTCGATGCTCCCGAAGATCTGTATGACCGACCAGAAAAGGACGATTACCCCTACCCCAGCGATGACGCTTCCCTGGGTGCTTTGCAAAAGGTTGCGGGCAAACCCGATCATCAGAGTGAAGACTTCCTCCTGGCCATGGACCCTTGTCAGGAGTGCTCTTTCCATTACTTTTTCCAGACCGAATCCTTTAGCCACCCCGAAAATCATGGCCAGTAGCGGGACAATGGAAAGAAGCGAGTAGAAGGTGAGGCTTGCGGCGCGGAGGTGGATACTTTCCTTGAACAGTCCCTGCAGGGTCAAGTTCAGGATTTTCAATCCCTCGATGAAGATCCTTTTGAAGAAGGGCAAATTCCCGGTTTCCATTCGCCAAATCCCCGTGGTCCAGAACTCCAGCCCCTCCTTGAATTTTGAATGCAAAGGAAAACGACTCCTCATACGCAGTCTCCTCATCCCTCAGGCGGATCGACGAATTACGGCTCATGCCGTGGTTGTCCAAATCTTTCTTCCGTCTTCATACGGTAAATGCGGAAGGACTCATCGCGTTCAATCATGTGGTCGAAGCACACGATCCATTCATCCCTCTTATTACAGCTCCACATTGAAAGGTGAACAAAATGCACTTGCCGTCACTCCGACGAAAGCCGGGATCCAGAAAAGCTCAATTGACCTGGATTCCGACTTTCGTCGCAATGACGATAGATAGCCTCCACCGATTTTGTACACTTGTTTGTATGGGGCTGCACTTATAGAAGCGCTTGTTGATCATTTTCCCGTTGAGGACGAGCACGACGTTCTTGTAGCTCCGAGCGGCAATCGCATCGTCGACCCGTTCAACAATGGTCGAGACAGGCAACAGCTTATTCAACAGATAATCACGATTTCAGAACATGAAAGTGCCCTTCCGCCGGTATTCCGGCTGGTAGAAGGCGAAGCCGGATTCGCGGATATAGACTGGAATCCGGTAGCGCTGGCCGGCGGGATGAGCGTTTTCGGCATAACGATGGATATGGGTATTTTGACGTCCACCGCCGTGCTCCTGGTCGCTGTAGCCGGGTGGATCTATCCCAGGATAGCAATCTGAACCGGGCCGGGAACCCATTTCTTTCCGGGCCTGTTATCACCGCCATCCTTCTCAAATAGTCCCAGGCAAACTCCCATTCCTCATCCGTCGGCTTTATCTCTCTGACGCACTCGTGTCTGTCCGCACCTGGCGAGCTCAAGCGGCATGTTCATATTCTCTGCCAGCTCGGTGATAGCCTCTATAGACTTTCACGGGCGACCAATCAGGACTCACCGGGAGCGGAGGCGGCGCAAGGTGAGCGAATTCCTCCGATCCGTAAACAACCTTGCCATTCAGTATCGTCAGAACCGATTCCAAATGTTTGATCCGCTCTTCGGCAATGGAGAAATAGTCTTCTGTGAGCACAGAAAGGTCGGCCAATTTACCTTCCTCAATCGCCCCTTTCTTCGTTTCTTCCCCGGAAAACCATGCACTTCCAATGGTGTAAAGGCGGAGCGCTGCGGTACGGTCAAGGAGGTTGGATGCAGGATACAGCCTGGTGCCCCCGGCAGTACGGCCGGTTACAAGCCAATAAAGACTGAGCCATGGATTATAGCTTGCAACCCTTGTCGCATCTGTTCCCGCACCGACCGAAATTCCCATCTCCAGCATCCGTGCAACGGGAGGCGTGTGCTCCGCTGCCTTCGCTCCGTAACGCTCAATGAAGTGCTCCCCCTGGTAGGCCATACGGTTTTGAATGGCAATCCCACCCCCGAGTGCCATCACTCGTTCCATGTTGGGTTCGCTTATGGTTTCAGCGTGATCAAGAAACCAGCGCAAGCCATCGAAAGGGGCTTCCCGGTTGATTTTCTCAAAGACATTTAAGAAGCGACTGATTGATTGGTCATAAGTTGCATGGAGTCTAAACGGCCACTTGTTTTCCACCAACAGACGCACCACTGATTCGAGATCCTCTTCCATAGTGGGCGGAAGGTCGGGTCGAGGTTCCAGAAAATCCTCGAAATCAGCACCTGAAAAAACGAGCATCTCGCCCGCTCCGTTCACACGAAAAAAGTCGTCCCCCTCGCCCGGATGAGTCATAGAGACCCATTTGTTGAAATCGCCGAACTCCTCTTTCGGTCGTTGAGTAAACAGGTTGTAGGAAAATCGAACCGTGAGTTCATCCCTTCGGGCCAGCTCCTTGATGACAGCATAGTCGTCAGGGTAGTTTTGAAAGCCGCCGCCCGCGTCGATCACGCTGGTGACCCCAAAGCGATTGAGCTCGCGCATGAAATGACGAGAGGAATTGAGCTGATCGTCGTAAGAGAGTTTCGGACCCTTTGCGAGGCTTGCGTACAGAAGCAGGGCATTGGGACGGGCAACAAGGAGTCCCGTGGGGTTGCCCTTGCGGTCCCGCTGGATTTCGCCGCCGGGGAAGTCGGGAGTATCCCGAGTATAGCCGAGGGCACGCAGGGCCGCACCGTTGAGAAAAGCCCTGTCATAAAGATGAAGGACAAAAACCGGCGTTTCGGGGGCTGCCTCATTGATTTCTCTCAAAGTAGGCATGCGTCTTTCCGAGAATTGAAACTCCGACCATCCCCCGATGACCCGCACCCACTGAGGCGGCGGAGTACGCCGGGCCTGGTCGTGGAGCATCGCCAGGGCGTCCGCCAAAGAGGGAACGCCGTCCCAACGCAGCTCCATATTGTAGTTCAGCCCTTCGCGGATCACGTGGATGTGAGAATCATTCAAACCGGGAATCACTGTTCGATCATTAACATCAATAACTTGAGTGGTTTTCCCCTTTACGGCCATCACCTCGGCATCCGTCCCAACCTTCAGAATACGTCCATCTTTTATTGCAAGGGCGGAAGCCTGCGGGGTATCTTTGCTGAGTGTGGTAATACGACCATTCAGGAGAATTAGATCTGCTATCATGGTCTTCTCCCTTTTCCTCGCCGCGGTGTGCGCCTCTTTTTCAACAGGAAACGAATAGAGGCGCCAGGCGGCGATTACCAAAATCCCGGGCCGAGAGCTGTAAATGCCCGCCCGGGATCTCTGAACTCGAGTCATGCGGCTTTCTTCGCCTCGCCGGCATGCTCGCCCAGCATGGCTTTCGCGTAGTCAATCCCCACGCCATAGGCCCCACCGTGTTCCCTTGCGACTGCCAGCACGGCATCGTAGGTTTTCGTTCGAGCCCAATCGCGCTGCCATTCGAGAAGCACCTGGAGCCATGTCAGCGGGACAATCCCAGCCTGGATCATCCGTTTGACAGCGGCCTCATGAGCCTCGGTTGTAACTCCACCTGAAGCATCGATCACGATGTAAACTTCCAGATCGTCATCCTTGGCCGACAGGGCCGCCGTTGCCAGACAAACTTCCGTCCACAGAGCGGCCATGACAAGCTTCTTACGGCCGGTCCTTGCAACAGCATCGACCACCCTTTTGTCCTCCCATGCGTTCATGGTGGTTCTGTCAATGGGCTTGATATTCGGGAAAACCGCTTGCAGGGGCGCAAAAAGCGGCCCGCTAAAGCTCTCTGCTGCAATCGTTGTCAATATGGTGGGTACATTGAAAAGCTTTGCGGATTTTGCAAGTCCGGTCACATTGTTCACTAGCGTTTGACCGTCGATGGAGCGGGTTGCAAAAGCCATTTGCGGCTGGTGATCAATCAAAAGAAGCACAGAATTTTCTGGAGTTAGCAGGCGGAAGCTTGCTCCCCCGTTCTCGCTTGATTTCATCGTATGTCTCCTGATAAACAAGGCCCGATCCGGCCTTGACTGCTGATAATTTTTTATAGGCCTGACTTAATAAAACAGGCCTTTTGAACGGTTCGCAACATACGTCCTTGGTGAGCGTGCAGTCATATTTTTGGGTGATGAATATCGAGTGGCCCACGGTTGCCTCCTTGTGGTCGACACACCTTCGATTCCACCTTAAAAGCTCCCCCTAACGTTGGTCAGGAGAGAGCTTCAACCTCTCACCTTACTTCATCATAAAGACATA
This region of Desulforhabdus amnigena genomic DNA includes:
- a CDS encoding amidohydrolase, which gives rise to MIADLILLNGRITTLSKDTPQASALAIKDGRILKVGTDAEVMAVKGKTTQVIDVNDRTVIPGLNDSHIHVIREGLNYNMELRWDGVPSLADALAMLHDQARRTPPPQWVRVIGGWSEFQFSERRMPTLREINEAAPETPVFVLHLYDRAFLNGAALRALGYTRDTPDFPGGEIQRDRKGNPTGLLVARPNALLLYASLAKGPKLSYDDQLNSSRHFMRELNRFGVTSVIDAGGGFQNYPDDYAVIKELARRDELTVRFSYNLFTQRPKEEFGDFNKWVSMTHPGEGDDFFRVNGAGEMLVFSGADFEDFLEPRPDLPPTMEEDLESVVRLLVENKWPFRLHATYDQSISRFLNVFEKINREAPFDGLRWFLDHAETISEPNMERVMALGGGIAIQNRMAYQGEHFIERYGAKAAEHTPPVARMLEMGISVGAGTDATRVASYNPWLSLYWLVTGRTAGGTRLYPASNLLDRTAALRLYTIGSAWFSGEETKKGAIEEGKLADLSVLTEDYFSIAEERIKHLESVLTILNGKVVYGSEEFAHLAPPPLPVSPDWSPVKVYRGYHRAGREYEHAA
- a CDS encoding helix-turn-helix transcriptional regulator, yielding MPEKIDIYRSYGQKLISLFAKLLFSGESYSLTELSKLFSCSKQTILRLIDDMRKSYGVEVEEVMNGNRKHFRIRRPGGAPPPLSMTDMEMSTLFMCRAFAEHLLGRSLFEESTRALVKSQALLPGEKAASLDHFASFKPGSIDYTPHQASMRTLIEAMEKKRICKITYKSTMAASPKTFYIKPLKIFSHRDTIYLHARLARKPSSPYTKPDYDPLLAIHRIVEVEPTDRQFEYPNDYDFEEVFNKNFGIIKDDAFEVEVEFRGFAARYVAERMWSPNQQIRPVDDEKIVLTFDATSVPEVISWLLSFGEEARLMRPDWLVEKVKEKIEMLSGAYFSS
- a CDS encoding hydrolase, giving the protein MKSSENGGASFRLLTPENSVLLLIDHQPQMAFATRSIDGQTLVNNVTGLAKSAKLFNVPTILTTIAAESFSGPLFAPLQAVFPNIKPIDRTTMNAWEDKRVVDAVARTGRKKLVMAALWTEVCLATAALSAKDDDLEVYIVIDASGGVTTEAHEAAVKRMIQAGIVPLTWLQVLLEWQRDWARTKTYDAVLAVAREHGGAYGVGIDYAKAMLGEHAGEAKKAA
- a CDS encoding YihY/virulence factor BrkB family protein, encoding MRSRFPLHSKFKEGLEFWTTGIWRMETGNLPFFKRIFIEGLKILNLTLQGLFKESIHLRAASLTFYSLLSIVPLLAMIFGVAKGFGLEKVMERALLTRVHGQEEVFTLMIGFARNLLQSTQGSVIAGVGVIVLFWSVIQIFGSIEKSFNEIWEIDKERPLLRKATDYLSLSLLCAILGTISSAATVMITSGAQSLVSRVKMLETVSPAIFLALNFLPVTALWVLFTLIYAAIPNTQVKPVPAILAGVVAGTAFQLFQQLYIEFQIGVAKYNAIYGSFAALPLFLVWLQVSWLIVLVGARLSFAAQHVDRFQHQWRAGPLSPRFERLLALLVSVLVVKRFCSAEGALAAKEIATRLKIPVPVVEGLLNKLVDCGVLSLVGWGTEEEHRYQPAVDPARLTITFVISRLDELGFEDLPVVGTEGYSELCRLTEQLLEPLASSPANVLLKNIYA
- a CDS encoding glycogen synthase, which encodes MPKKKKKLRIAIAAWEIGRVESGLGVKMGGLGVIIEELPPALVKAAARQGIDLEIEILSPCFAHYDKKLLEKSHPPVPVSILGTTFDFDIYTHVFPDGQKVVYFWDDWQLGWTNSTAIYPDDPQMALRLYASVSQAMAGYIRREKFDTIHLHDYHVGLIPFYLGDEYLRDVPFHFTIHNATYQGIIPLVGGGYASLDRINLPGEKLFHKYFDFFDNLNLMKACMLKVHQAGGRITTVSGDAAGTWGYAAELRQNHTDLWKKAYSQKGSPPGEVFVPNRHLDLFEKIPIAGITNGMSDRNRSDSLPELKAEYLRAVQSKRGPENPIFRNAVTQKEMLARDHHFDPGSLDVKAELKRLLHLEAFGCEPSGDPILLTAVGRLVEQKHLGLVATIVERTLAYDDQAKFVVLASATPGDPKGLADESEFMRLAAWYPDRVYFNNSFNGPLSKLILAGGDFCLIPSRFEPCGLVDYEASLVGNIVIARATGGLTKVKHCGYLYEWLDISDPMGEAIAFFGEIKTAMDNYRNHPAWHRELITRAMTIDYSWDSSAAQYINMYRYGFLFKDWRAQRLEFIDRFIESLKEGKDLFAEFFAPGHKEYADTFDWELRIALDAAKAPKDRPHGKVP